GATGGCCAGCCCCGCCAGCTTCGGCGCGTCCACCACCGGGCGGCCCGTGAGGCTGAAGCCGTACACGGGCGCGCGCGCGGAGGCGGCCAGCCCCATCACCGCCGCGTCGTCCGCGTTCACCACGGCGAAGTCGCTGCCGGCGTCCTGGTTCATGAAGATGCGCGCCTTGGCCGCGCCGTACTCGGCGTGGTTGGCGTAGCGGTCCAGGTGGTCCGGCGTGAGGTTGAGGATGGCCGCGCCCGTGGGCTTGAGCTGGTGGATGCCCTCCAGCTGGAAGCTGGACAGCTCCACCACCAGCGCGTCCCAGTCCCCGGGGGACATGGCGGCCTCGGCCAGCGGGCGCCCCAGGTTGCCACCCACGAAGGTGCGCAGGTCCGCCTTCGCGTACAGCTCGCCGGTGAGCGCCGTGGTGGTGCTCTTGCCGTTGGTGCCGGTGATGCCCAGGAAGCGGGTGCCCGTGAGGAGGCGGCCCGCCAGCTCAATCTCGCCCCAGACGGGCACGCCCGACGTGCGCGCGGCCTCCAGCTCCGGCAGGGACAGCGGCACGCCCGGGCTCACCACCACCAGGTCCTGGCGGGTGAGCAGCCCCGGGGGCGTGGCGCCGGTGACGAGCGTCACGCCCTTCGCGTGCAGCTCCTTCGCGACGTCGCCGAGCGCGTCCTCGGAGCGCGCATCCAGCGCCGTCACCTTCGCGCCGTGCTGGACCAGCAGCCGCAGCGCCGCGACGCCGCTCTTGGCCAGCCCGAACACCGCGACCTTCCGACCGGACAGCGAGGGATTCATGGGGCGGGCCGACCTCGATGGGGGCAAAGCGACTAGCGCAGTTTCAGGGACAGCAGGGCCACGCCACCACAGAGGATGGCGACAATCCAGAAACGCACGATGATCTTCGGCTCGGCCAGTCCCTTGAGCTCGAAGTGATGGTGCACGGGCGCCATCTTGAAGACGCGCTTGCCCGTCATCTTGAAGGACGCCACCTGGATCATCACGGAGAGCGCCTCCGCGAAGAAGATGCCGTGGATGATGGCGGACACGACCTCGTTCTTGGAGAACACCGCCAGCCCGCCCAGCGCGCCGCCCAGGGCCAGCGAGCCGATGTCGCCCATGAACACGGACGCCGGGTAGGTGTTGAACCAGAGGAAGGAGATGCCCGCGCCCACGATGCTCGCGCAGAAGACGGCCAGCTCCGCGCCGCCCGGCACCTGGAGGATGCCCAGGTAGCGGTACAGCGGCGTGGCCGTGAGCCTGGCGACGCCGTTCACCGTCTCCGTGTCCGCGATGTGCAGCGTGGTGCCCGCCACGTAGCAGAGCACGCAGAACGTCACCGCCGACACGATGGTGGGCACGATGGCCAGGCCGTCCAGGCCGTCCGTGAGGTTCACCGCGTTGGACGTGCCAACAATCACGATCCACGCGAAGACGACGTAGAACCAGCCCAGGTCCGGGTTGAACCAATGGGACGGCACGAACGGCAGCGTCAGCCGCGTATCGATGAGCAGCGTGGGCCCGAAGGAGCCGTCCGGCTTCGTCCACGTGCACATCAGTCCGAAGATGGCGATGAGGAAGAAGAGCGTCTGCAGCGCCATCTTCTTGCGCCCGGCCAGGCCCTTGGAGTTGCGCTTGGACAGCTTGAGCCAGTCGTCCAGGAAGCCGATGAAGCCGTAGCCGAAGGTGAGGAGGATCATCACCCAGACGCCGCGCGACTTCAGGTCCGCGAACAGGAGCGTGCCCGCCGCGATGCAGATGAGGATGAGCGCGCCACCCATGGTGGGCGTGCCCTTCTTCTTCTGATGCGAGTCCGGGGTGTCCTCGCGCACGTTGCTCTGCCCGTGCTGCTTCAGGCGCAGCCGCGCGATGAGGCGCGGGCCGATGAGCATCCCCAGGAGCAGGGCGAAGACGCCCGCGGCGATGATGCGGAAGGTCGGGTAGCGCAGGAAGTTGAGGACGCGCCCGGCCTCGGTGTTCTGGATGAGCTCGTACAGAAGGTACAGCACTAGTGACTCCCTCCGGGGGGTGCGGCGCCGGTCAGGGCGGCCACCACGCGCTCCAATCGCATGCCGCGACTGGCCTTCACCAGCACCACGTCACCGGGTGAGAGCCGGGGCGTCAACCACGCCACCAATGGCTCCACTTCGGTGAAGTGGGCGGCGGAATCTCCCATGTCCGCGCTGCCCAGGCCGCCCGACGAGCGGGGGCCGAAGAACGCGACCAGCTTCGCGTGCCGCGCGACGAGCTCACCCAGCCGGGCATGCTCCTCCGCCTCGCCCGCGCCCAGCTCCAGCATGTCGCCCAGCACCGCCACCGCCCGGCCGCCCTCCGGCACCAGCGTGCCCAGGGTGACGAGCGCGGCCTCCATGGAGGCGGGGTTGGCGTTGTAGCAGTCGTCCACCACCGTGACGCCGTTCCGGCCATCCACGATGTTGAGCCTGCGCGCGTACGGCCGCGCGGACTCCAGGCCCTTCACGCACTCCTCGGGGGAGTAGCCCAGGGCCAGCGCCGTCGCGAACGCCGCCGTCGCGTTCTGCGCGTTGTGCGGCCCCACGAAGTGCAGGCGCACCGGCCAGTCCTTCCCCTGGTAGCGCACGGTGGCCACCATGCCGTCGCGGCCCAGCGTGTGGACCGCCGTGAGGCGCACGTCCGCCCCTTCCGCCCGGCCGAACGTCAGGTGCTTCGCGCCGCTGCGCGCGGCCTGGCGCACGATGAGCGCGTCGTCCAGGTTCACGACGGCGGTCGCCTGGGGCAAGAGCTCGCGGAACATCTCCCCTTCCGCCTCCGCCACGCCCTCCAGGCTGCCCAGCCCCTCCAGGTGCTCCGGCTGGACGACGGTGATGACCCCGGCGTCCGGCTGGACCTTGCGGGTGAGCCGTTCGATTTCGCCCGGCTGGTTCATCCCCACTTCGATGACGGCCGCCACGTGGGACGGCTCCAGCCGGAAGAGCGTGAGCGGGACGCCCACCTCGTTGTTGAAGTTGCCCTCCGTCTTCAGCGCCGGGCCCCGCGTGGCCAGGATGGCGCCCACCATCTCCTTGGTGGTCGTCTTCCCGTTGGAGCCCCCCACCGCCGCCACCGGAATCTGGAAGCGGCGGCGGTGCAGCGCGCCCAGGCCGCCGAGCGCGGCCAGGGTGTCCTCCACTTCGTACAGGGCGAAGCCCGGGGGCAGGGCCGGCAGCGCCCTCCCCCGCTTCACCACCGCCCCGGCCGCTCCCTGGCGCTGGGCACCGTCCACGAAGTCGTGGGCGTCGAAGCGCTCACCCTGCAGCGCCACGAAGAGGCACCCGGGGGTGAGCGACCGCGTGTCGGTGCAGACGGCGGGGAAGCCCGCTTCCACGGGCTCCCCGCGACGGGTCGCACCCGTCGCCTGCACCACCTCGTCATCGGAGAATCGAGCGGCCATGGAGGGGGGGTGTGGCCTTGAGCAGGTTCAGCCCGGGATGCGGTTGGCCAGCGCGCGCGCGGCGACCTCGCGGTCGTCGAACTTGAGCTTCTCGGTGCCCACCGTCTGGTAGGTCTCGTGGCCCTTGCCGGCGATGAGGACGACGTCGTCGTCCTTGGCCAGGTTGATGACCTGCTCGATGGCGGCGCGGCGGTCCGCGTCCACCAGGTAGCCCTTCTCCCCGTTCTTCGCCTTGCCCTCGGAGATGCGGCGCAGGCCGCCCTTCTCCAGGCCCGGCGTCACCTCGGAGATGATGGTCTCCGGATCCTCCGTGCGCGGGTTGTCGCTGGTCACCATCACCAGGTCCGCGCCCTCCGCCGCCACCGTGCCCATCAGCGGGCGCTTGCCCTTGTCGCGGTCGCCGCCGCAGCCGAAGACGACGATGACGCGGCCCTTGGCCAGCGCGCGCGCCGCTTCGATGGAGCGCTTGAGCGCGTCATCCGTGTGCGCGTAGTCCACCAGCACCGCCGGAGCCGGGCCGCCGCGGTGGTTCTCCGCGCGGTCCATGCGGCCGGCCACGCCGGTGACGAGCTCGATGCCGCTCTTCACGTCGGAGCGGCTGATGCCCGCGCCCAGCGCGATGCCGGCGGCGAGCATGATGTTCTCCAGGTTGTGGGGCCCCAGGAGCTTGCTCTTCACCTTGATGTCGCCCGCGGGCGTCTTCAGGGTGGCCTCGATGCCCTTGAGCGAATAGGCGGCGTCCGCGGCGGAGATTTCACCCGCGCCCGTGCGGCTGAACTTCCACGCCATGCGCTTCTGGTTGCGCAGCTCCGTGTAGACGCGGCTGGCGAAGGTGTCGTCGCCGTTCACGACCGCTGTGCCGGAGGCGGACAGGTTCTCCAGGAAGAGCTTGCGCTTCACCTGGAAGTACTCCTCCAGGTCCTTGTGGTAGTCCAGGTGGTCGCGCGACAGGTTGCTGAAGCCCGCGGCCTTGAAGGTGAGCCCGTGCACGCGCTCCTGCGCGAGCGCGTGGCTGGAGACCTCCATCACCACCGTCTCCACGCCCGCGTCCACCATCTCGCGGAAGATGCGGTGCAGCTCCAGCGGGTCCGGCGTGGTGTTGGCCAGCTCCGTCGTCTTGCCGCCGAACTTGTAGCCCAGCGTGCCGATGACGCCCGGCGCCGGAGAGCCGGTGTACATGGCGGCGGTGGCGAGGATGGCCTCCAAGAGGTACGTGGTGGTCGTCTTCCCGTTGGTGCCGGTGACGCCCAGGAGCGTCAGCTTGTCCGCGGGGCGGCCGTGGAAGTTGGCCGCGATGAGGGCCAGCGCCTTGCGCGCGCTGCTCACCTTGAAGAACGGCACCTGCGAGGACTGCCCCTGCTTCTCCGACACGACGGCCACGGCGCCGCGCGACACGGCCTCACCGATGAACTGGGCCCCATCTTCCTTCAGGCCCGGCACGGCAATGAAGAGATCCCCCGGCTTCACGCGCCGCGAATCCTGCGTCACTCCCGTGACGTCGACCGCGGAACGGCCGCCCGAGGTCTGCTCGGCTCCACACCCTGCGAGGACATCCGTCAGCTTCATCTCTTCCCCTTCACACGCATTGCTTGCGGGGCCTGGAAAGGACACGGCCTCATTGCCGCGCCGCCAGTTCCAGCGTCACCCGGGCCCCCTTCTCCACCAGCGCACCGGCGGGGGGGGTCTGAGATACGACTCGTCCACTTCCTTGCAGCTGTGGCTCCAACGCCGCGGCGAGCAACTTCACCACGGCCTCCCGTCCTGCCTGACCCTGGACGTCCGGCACACGCACCGTGCCGGGCTCCGGGGTCTCGGTCACCGCATCCTCCAGGCCGGCCCGGACGGGCACGGCCTTCGCCAGCGCCTTCGGTGCCGGAGGGGGCACCACGGGCGCGGCGGCCGCGGCCACCTCGGCGGGTGCCACCGTCCGGGACGGGGGCACGGCCAGGTGGGCCATGGCAGCGGTAGCGATTTCCTTGAAGGCAGGGGCAGCCACGTTCCCCCCGTATACGTCTGTCTTGGGTTCGTCCACCACCACGAGAATCACGGCGCGCGGGGCCTCGGCTGGCACCATGCCCGCGAACGACGCGATGCGTTTGTCGGAATACCCCCGTGCCACGGGGTCCGCCTTCTGCGCCGTGCCCGTCTTTCCGGCCACCCGGTAGTCGTCCATGGCGGCCTTGGGCGCGGTCCCTCCCTTGACCACCACGCTCTCGAGCATGCCCACGACCTGGCGCGCCACCCTCTGGGAAACGACCCGGCGCAGCTCCGTGGGCTGGTTCTCCAGCAGCACCACGCCGTCCGGGTCCACCACCTTGGAGACCAGGAACGGGCGCATCAGCACGCCGTCGTTGGCCAGCGCGCCGTAGGCCGCCGCCAGCTGGACGGCGGTGGAAGTCATGCCCTGGCCGAAGGATTGGGTGGCCAGGGAGATGTCCGATTTCGGAAACGGGATGACGCCGCGGCTCTCGCCGGTGAGCGCCAGGCCGGTGCGCTCCGCGAAGCCGAAGGCGTGGTAGGCGGCGACGAACTTCTCGCGGCCCAGGGCCTCGGCGATCTTCGCGGCGCAGATGTTGGAGGACACCTGGAGGATGCCCTGGGCGTTGAGCCAGCCGTGCCGGTGGGTGTCGTTGATGGTGTGCCGGCCGATGCGCATGGCGCCGTTCTCACAGAAGAACAGCTGGTCCGGGGTGATGGCCTTCTCTTCCAGCGCGGCGGCCACCACGAAGGCCTTCATCGTGGAGCCGGGCTCGAAGGCGTCCAGCGCGGCGCGGTTGCGGATGGCGTTCTTCACGCCGTCTTCCGGCGTGTTGGGGTTGAAGCGCGGGTTGTTCGCCAGCGCCAGCAGTTCGCCAGTGCGCGGGTCCAGCACCACCGCCATGCCCGCCGTGGCCTTGGCGTCCTCCACGGCCTTGGCCAGCGCCTTCTCCGCCACGTACTGGAGGTGGCGGTCCAGCGTGAGCGTCACGGTGGCGCCCTGGCGCTCCAGCGGATCCATGGCGCCCTGGACCATCAGCTTGCGGCCCTTGGCGTCCCGGAAGCCGGAGGTGCGCGAGTTCTGCCCGGACAGCTCGTCCTCGAAGGCCAGCTCCAGGCCCTCCAGACCGTGCCCGTCGGTGCCCACCATGCCGACGATGTGCGCGCCCAGCTCTCGCTGGGGGTAGAAGCGCTTGGGCTCCTTGGTGAAGCCCAGGCCCGGCAGGCCCAGCGCCTTCACCGCCTCCACCTCCTGGGGCTTCGCCTGACGCTTCACCCACGCGAAGCGCCGGGCGCGGGACAGGCGCGCGACCAGGTCCCTGCTGTCCAGGTGCACGGCGCGGGCGAGCTGACGGGCCGCCTGCGGCACGTCGGGGAGCATGGACGGGTCCACCCAGATGGAGTCCACCTCCACGCTCTGCGCGAGCGGCGTGCCGCGCCGGTCGTAGATGTCACCGCGCCGGGCCGGGATGTCGATCTGCCGGACGTACTGATCCTGCGCCAGGCCGCGCAGCTTCTCCTGCTGGAAGACCTGGAGGTAGACCGCGCGGCCGAACGCCGTGCCCAAAAGCGCGAGGAACAGCCCGAACAAGAGCTGGACCCGCAGCCTGAGCCCCTTCGTGTTCGACTCCGGAATCCGCGCGCTCTTGAGGTCCCTCACCGCCCGGTCCCCCGCTCCGCCACGCGGACGGCCGGGGCCGCCGAACGGGCCTGCGCGGTGCTGGAGCCCTTCACGCGCTCGTCGGCGATGGACACCACCGCGCCGCCTTTGGGCATGGCCATGCCCAGCTGCTCACGGGCCACGCGCTCCAGCCGGGCCGGCGCCTTGAGCGTGGCCAGCTCCAGCTTGAGCCGGTCGTTCTCCCGGGTGAGCGAGCGGCTCTCGCCCTCCGCGTTGGACAGGCGGTAGCCCATGTCCACCACGAGCACGCGGCTGGTCACGTGGAGGATGCCCACGGCCGCGAAGAGGGTGAAGAGCATGACGGCGGGCAAGAGGTGCATCAGCACGCCGGCCACGGACACGGAGGGACGCGAGAGGGCCTTGCTCATCGGATTTTC
This DNA window, taken from Corallococcus coralloides DSM 2259, encodes the following:
- the murD gene encoding UDP-N-acetylmuramoyl-L-alanine--D-glutamate ligase; its protein translation is MNPSLSGRKVAVFGLAKSGVAALRLLVQHGAKVTALDARSEDALGDVAKELHAKGVTLVTGATPPGLLTRQDLVVVSPGVPLSLPELEAARTSGVPVWGEIELAGRLLTGTRFLGITGTNGKSTTTALTGELYAKADLRTFVGGNLGRPLAEAAMSPGDWDALVVELSSFQLEGIHQLKPTGAAILNLTPDHLDRYANHAEYGAAKARIFMNQDAGSDFAVVNADDAAVMGLAASARAPVYGFSLTGRPVVDAPKLAGLAIARPGGFELEFAGESYTLTNRSLRGAHNAQNAMAAALLARLGGVAKDAVQAGLDSYPGLAHRLESVRVLDGVEWVNDSKATNVDSVLVALKAFAGDVWLIAGGKGKGAPYAPMVEAGQGKVKGVLTIGQDADALARAYANDAPVHACGTLAQAVAKAREVARAGDTVLLSPACASYDQFKNFEDRGDTFKRLVGAL
- the mraY gene encoding phospho-N-acetylmuramoyl-pentapeptide-transferase; the protein is MLYLLYELIQNTEAGRVLNFLRYPTFRIIAAGVFALLLGMLIGPRLIARLRLKQHGQSNVREDTPDSHQKKKGTPTMGGALILICIAAGTLLFADLKSRGVWVMILLTFGYGFIGFLDDWLKLSKRNSKGLAGRKKMALQTLFFLIAIFGLMCTWTKPDGSFGPTLLIDTRLTLPFVPSHWFNPDLGWFYVVFAWIVIVGTSNAVNLTDGLDGLAIVPTIVSAVTFCVLCYVAGTTLHIADTETVNGVARLTATPLYRYLGILQVPGGAELAVFCASIVGAGISFLWFNTYPASVFMGDIGSLALGGALGGLAVFSKNEVVSAIIHGIFFAEALSVMIQVASFKMTGKRVFKMAPVHHHFELKGLAEPKIIVRFWIVAILCGGVALLSLKLR
- a CDS encoding UDP-N-acetylmuramoyl-tripeptide--D-alanyl-D-alanine ligase, giving the protein MAARFSDDEVVQATGATRRGEPVEAGFPAVCTDTRSLTPGCLFVALQGERFDAHDFVDGAQRQGAAGAVVKRGRALPALPPGFALYEVEDTLAALGGLGALHRRRFQIPVAAVGGSNGKTTTKEMVGAILATRGPALKTEGNFNNEVGVPLTLFRLEPSHVAAVIEVGMNQPGEIERLTRKVQPDAGVITVVQPEHLEGLGSLEGVAEAEGEMFRELLPQATAVVNLDDALIVRQAARSGAKHLTFGRAEGADVRLTAVHTLGRDGMVATVRYQGKDWPVRLHFVGPHNAQNATAAFATALALGYSPEECVKGLESARPYARRLNIVDGRNGVTVVDDCYNANPASMEAALVTLGTLVPEGGRAVAVLGDMLELGAGEAEEHARLGELVARHAKLVAFFGPRSSGGLGSADMGDSAAHFTEVEPLVAWLTPRLSPGDVVLVKASRGMRLERVVAALTGAAPPGGSH
- a CDS encoding UDP-N-acetylmuramoyl-L-alanyl-D-glutamate--2,6-diaminopimelate ligase; this encodes MKLTDVLAGCGAEQTSGGRSAVDVTGVTQDSRRVKPGDLFIAVPGLKEDGAQFIGEAVSRGAVAVVSEKQGQSSQVPFFKVSSARKALALIAANFHGRPADKLTLLGVTGTNGKTTTTYLLEAILATAAMYTGSPAPGVIGTLGYKFGGKTTELANTTPDPLELHRIFREMVDAGVETVVMEVSSHALAQERVHGLTFKAAGFSNLSRDHLDYHKDLEEYFQVKRKLFLENLSASGTAVVNGDDTFASRVYTELRNQKRMAWKFSRTGAGEISAADAAYSLKGIEATLKTPAGDIKVKSKLLGPHNLENIMLAAGIALGAGISRSDVKSGIELVTGVAGRMDRAENHRGGPAPAVLVDYAHTDDALKRSIEAARALAKGRVIVVFGCGGDRDKGKRPLMGTVAAEGADLVMVTSDNPRTEDPETIISEVTPGLEKGGLRRISEGKAKNGEKGYLVDADRRAAIEQVINLAKDDDVVLIAGKGHETYQTVGTEKLKFDDREVAARALANRIPG
- a CDS encoding penicillin-binding protein, producing the protein MRDLKSARIPESNTKGLRLRVQLLFGLFLALLGTAFGRAVYLQVFQQEKLRGLAQDQYVRQIDIPARRGDIYDRRGTPLAQSVEVDSIWVDPSMLPDVPQAARQLARAVHLDSRDLVARLSRARRFAWVKRQAKPQEVEAVKALGLPGLGFTKEPKRFYPQRELGAHIVGMVGTDGHGLEGLELAFEDELSGQNSRTSGFRDAKGRKLMVQGAMDPLERQGATVTLTLDRHLQYVAEKALAKAVEDAKATAGMAVVLDPRTGELLALANNPRFNPNTPEDGVKNAIRNRAALDAFEPGSTMKAFVVAAALEEKAITPDQLFFCENGAMRIGRHTINDTHRHGWLNAQGILQVSSNICAAKIAEALGREKFVAAYHAFGFAERTGLALTGESRGVIPFPKSDISLATQSFGQGMTSTAVQLAAAYGALANDGVLMRPFLVSKVVDPDGVVLLENQPTELRRVVSQRVARQVVGMLESVVVKGGTAPKAAMDDYRVAGKTGTAQKADPVARGYSDKRIASFAGMVPAEAPRAVILVVVDEPKTDVYGGNVAAPAFKEIATAAMAHLAVPPSRTVAPAEVAAAAAPVVPPPAPKALAKAVPVRAGLEDAVTETPEPGTVRVPDVQGQAGREAVVKLLAAALEPQLQGSGRVVSQTPPAGALVEKGARVTLELAARQ
- the ftsL gene encoding cell division protein FtsL, which produces MSKALSRPSVSVAGVLMHLLPAVMLFTLFAAVGILHVTSRVLVVDMGYRLSNAEGESRSLTRENDRLKLELATLKAPARLERVAREQLGMAMPKGGAVVSIADERVKGSSTAQARSAAPAVRVAERGTGR